From Deltaproteobacteria bacterium HGW-Deltaproteobacteria-18, a single genomic window includes:
- a CDS encoding NAD(P)H-dependent oxidoreductase subunit E encodes MVLGVHYAHPLHIVHPVGAAVQNTFAHPGALHYDLAFRCNPQPRVVFLNALTAEHLVQADAFIAEHRDAPGALITVLRLCQDIVGYFPLELIAHIARGMGIPVSRVYGVVSFYSLFSLEPKGRHQVRVCTGTACYVRGVREVLDRVERRFGVKAGGTCESGRFSLEPVRCLGACGLAPVMVVDRDTHGGVTPDSACEILEGYE; translated from the coding sequence ATGGTTCTAGGTGTCCATTACGCTCATCCGCTCCATATCGTCCACCCTGTCGGCGCGGCCGTCCAAAACACGTTTGCGCATCCCGGCGCCCTGCACTATGACTTGGCTTTCCGCTGCAACCCCCAACCCCGCGTGGTTTTCTTGAACGCTCTCACCGCAGAACACCTGGTCCAGGCCGACGCCTTCATTGCCGAACACCGCGATGCCCCGGGCGCCCTTATTACCGTCCTTCGTCTGTGCCAGGACATAGTGGGCTATTTTCCTCTGGAACTCATCGCACACATCGCTCGGGGCATGGGCATTCCCGTGTCCAGGGTGTACGGGGTGGTGTCCTTCTATTCACTCTTTTCCCTGGAGCCCAAAGGACGCCACCAGGTTCGCGTCTGCACGGGCACGGCCTGCTACGTGCGCGGCGTGCGCGAGGTCCTGGATCGCGTGGAGCGGCGTTTCGGCGTCAAGGCCGGCGGGACCTGCGAGAGCGGCCGATTCAGCCTGGAGCCGGTGCGCTGCCTGGGCGCGTGCGGCCTGGCGCCGGTCATGGTCGTGGACCGTGATACCCATGGCGGGGTCACGCCCGATTCGGCCTGCGAGATTCTGGAGGGGTACGAATGA
- a CDS encoding formate dehydrogenase subunit alpha produces the protein MELTINGITCTFSPGQTILEAAKAHGIFIPTLCHLPNCVPTGACRICVVEVRGARTLVASCAAPAAAGMVVDTDSARVLRARKTILRLMLDSGNHDCLLCPAAGDCALQSLAFRYGVGTGAFERPRPRYSPETGNPFIVRDFSKCILCGRCVQACNEIQVNEAIDFGYRGAATKIVAGCDTTLAESDCVFCGECLQACPVGALSIHDARGKSRLCETRPVRTTCPYCGVGCQMDVHVKDGRIQHVLGAMDGHNEGSLCVKGRFALDFTAHPDRLTSPLIRRDGELVPAGWDEALELVASRLLALREKHGPQSLGFLASARCTNEENYLFQKMARCMGTNNVDHCARLCHASSLEALVQAFGSASPTNVMADVINADVILVTGSNTTETHPVFSNRIKRAARSGATLVVVDPRAIGLTRHAHLWLRPRPGTDIAWINGLMYVILREGLENRDFMDRRTEGFEELREALAVYTPAYVQYETGIPAADLERAARLYARAGAATILYCMGITQHTCGTDTVLALANLAMLCGQVGRPGAGINPLRGQNNVQGSCDMGGLPGVLPGYGRVDDGAALGRIESLWKMSLSKTPGLTATEMFASPGLRAMYIMGENPAVSDADAPHAQARLRALDFLVVQDIFLTETARLADVVLPAASALEKDGTFTNTDRRVQRVRATVPCPGEALPDWRILNLLGPRLGVPMGYDRPEEIMREIALAAPIYGGIDYRRIRREGLVWPCPDQAHPGTPILHRETFPRGRGRFIPTHPQAPAEMPDLDYPFVLSTGRVLEHYHTGTMTRKSEGLNRIMPSCPVEIHPEDAARLGIAPGQQVRVASRRGEITVTATVTRRVTPGLVFIPFHFAEAAANALTNSAHDATAGIPEFKVCAVRISAC, from the coding sequence ATGGAACTGACCATCAACGGCATCACCTGCACCTTCTCCCCCGGCCAGACCATTCTGGAGGCGGCCAAGGCGCACGGCATATTCATACCGACCCTGTGCCATCTGCCGAACTGCGTGCCCACGGGCGCCTGCCGCATCTGCGTGGTGGAGGTCCGGGGCGCGCGCACCCTGGTCGCATCCTGTGCGGCTCCGGCGGCTGCGGGGATGGTTGTCGACACCGACTCCGCACGTGTGCTCCGCGCCCGCAAGACCATTTTGCGTCTCATGCTCGATTCCGGAAATCATGACTGCCTGCTGTGCCCGGCGGCGGGAGATTGCGCCCTGCAGAGTCTTGCGTTCCGCTACGGGGTCGGCACCGGCGCCTTCGAGCGGCCCAGACCCCGCTATTCTCCCGAGACCGGCAATCCGTTCATCGTCCGCGATTTTTCCAAGTGCATCCTGTGCGGGCGCTGCGTGCAGGCCTGCAACGAGATCCAGGTCAATGAGGCCATCGATTTCGGCTACCGCGGCGCGGCCACCAAGATCGTGGCCGGATGCGACACCACACTGGCCGAGTCGGACTGCGTTTTTTGCGGCGAATGCCTTCAGGCCTGCCCGGTGGGGGCGCTGAGCATTCACGATGCGCGCGGCAAATCCCGCCTGTGCGAGACGAGGCCGGTACGCACCACCTGCCCGTATTGCGGCGTGGGCTGCCAGATGGATGTGCACGTGAAGGACGGGCGCATCCAGCATGTTCTTGGCGCCATGGACGGGCACAACGAGGGCAGCCTCTGCGTGAAGGGGCGTTTCGCCCTGGATTTCACCGCGCATCCCGACCGCCTCACGTCTCCGCTGATCCGCCGCGACGGCGAGCTTGTCCCGGCCGGCTGGGACGAGGCCCTTGAACTGGTGGCTTCCCGCCTTCTGGCTCTGCGCGAGAAGCATGGACCGCAAAGCCTGGGTTTTCTGGCCTCGGCCCGCTGCACCAACGAGGAAAACTACCTGTTTCAAAAAATGGCGCGCTGTATGGGCACCAACAACGTGGATCACTGCGCCCGGCTGTGCCATGCCTCCTCCCTTGAGGCGCTGGTGCAGGCCTTTGGCAGCGCCTCGCCGACCAATGTCATGGCCGATGTGATCAACGCCGATGTGATCCTGGTCACCGGCTCCAACACCACCGAAACGCACCCCGTGTTCTCGAATCGCATCAAGCGCGCCGCCCGCTCCGGGGCCACGCTTGTGGTCGTTGACCCGCGCGCGATCGGCCTGACCCGCCACGCCCACCTCTGGCTGCGCCCAAGGCCCGGCACCGACATCGCGTGGATCAACGGCCTCATGTACGTCATCCTGCGCGAAGGCCTGGAGAATCGGGACTTCATGGATCGCCGGACCGAAGGGTTCGAGGAGTTGCGCGAGGCTCTGGCCGTCTATACCCCCGCATATGTGCAGTACGAGACCGGAATTCCGGCCGCGGACCTTGAGCGGGCGGCACGCCTCTACGCCCGGGCGGGAGCCGCGACTATTCTGTACTGCATGGGCATCACCCAGCATACCTGTGGCACGGACACGGTGCTGGCCCTGGCCAATCTGGCCATGCTCTGCGGTCAGGTCGGCCGCCCGGGAGCGGGAATCAATCCGCTGCGGGGACAGAACAACGTGCAGGGCTCCTGCGACATGGGCGGATTGCCGGGCGTGCTGCCCGGATACGGACGGGTGGACGACGGTGCGGCTCTGGGGCGGATTGAAAGCCTGTGGAAGATGTCCCTCTCCAAGACTCCGGGCCTCACTGCGACCGAGATGTTTGCCTCGCCGGGGCTTCGGGCCATGTACATCATGGGTGAGAACCCCGCCGTGTCGGACGCGGATGCGCCGCATGCGCAGGCCAGGCTCAGGGCTCTTGATTTTCTGGTCGTGCAGGACATTTTTCTGACCGAGACCGCGCGGCTTGCCGATGTGGTCCTGCCTGCGGCGTCTGCGCTTGAAAAGGACGGCACCTTCACCAACACCGACCGCCGCGTGCAGCGTGTGCGGGCGACCGTGCCGTGTCCGGGAGAGGCGCTCCCGGACTGGCGCATCCTGAACCTTCTGGGCCCGCGCCTGGGCGTGCCCATGGGCTACGATCGTCCCGAAGAGATCATGCGCGAGATAGCCCTGGCCGCACCCATCTACGGCGGCATCGATTATCGTCGCATCAGGCGGGAGGGGCTCGTCTGGCCCTGCCCGGATCAGGCTCATCCCGGCACTCCCATCCTGCACCGCGAGACCTTTCCCCGGGGCAGGGGACGCTTCATCCCGACGCACCCGCAAGCCCCGGCGGAGATGCCGGACCTGGACTACCCCTTCGTGCTCAGCACCGGCAGGGTGCTCGAGCATTATCACACCGGCACCATGACCCGCAAAAGCGAGGGCCTGAACCGGATCATGCCCTCATGCCCGGTCGAGATTCACCCCGAGGATGCCGCGCGTCTCGGGATAGCGCCCGGCCAGCAGGTCCGGGTGGCGTCGAGGCGGGGCGAGATCACGGTTACGGCCACGGTCACGCGTCGCGTCACGCCGGGGCTGGTTTTCATTCCCTTTCATTTCGCCGAGGCGGCGGCCAACGCCCTGACCAACTCCGCCCACGACGCCACGGCCGGGATTCCGGAGTTCAAGGTGTGCGCGGTGCGTATCAGCGCATGCTGA
- a CDS encoding carboxymuconolactone decarboxylase family protein encodes MRMLAEFFPGFTAAMDNMDALLASKNVLDEKTFQFICLALSIKGRSKPCVLKHFKGALDAGATMEELSYILALTMREAAGADDCWTHDVLGEWKQIVLGGVDCSCKK; translated from the coding sequence ATGCGCATGCTTGCTGAATTTTTTCCCGGGTTCACCGCCGCCATGGATAATATGGACGCGCTTTTGGCCAGCAAAAATGTTCTGGACGAGAAGACCTTTCAGTTCATCTGTCTGGCCCTGTCAATCAAGGGGCGCTCCAAGCCCTGTGTGCTCAAGCACTTCAAGGGTGCTCTGGACGCCGGCGCGACCATGGAAGAGCTGTCCTACATCCTGGCCCTGACCATGCGCGAGGCCGCGGGTGCCGACGACTGCTGGACCCACGACGTCCTGGGCGAGTGGAAGCAGATCGTGCTGGGCGGCGTCGACTGTTCCTGTAAAAAATAA
- a CDS encoding FUSC family protein, with the protein MPFVDPDSHQSMLRHALKTGIAAVLAYGIAHLFHLKYGYWATLSAVIVMQVYVADSVQMCLYRFSGTAVGALIGMIAILLFPATPVMTVVALFLSVGFCAYMTRYNARYRMAAITVCIVVLASIDQENRLVFGMLRVVEIGLGVAAAFLVSVLLWPVRAGTALKARLMERFGDCARHYETIMDAFLAMQSGLDPHLLDQFQKDIRDDRELFQKVLRHERRMYHEDTDLLGLKVRTLEKCQSHLQTMLQALNSEQGQGYEIIMDRELRELASVTVEGMREIVSGRTPSTDLLTKALDASEARLHELRMGGATRRFHLQKLVQFFTFYHSAQSMGRDILLYSRNPLFSAQPA; encoded by the coding sequence ATGCCTTTCGTTGATCCGGACTCCCACCAGTCCATGCTCCGCCACGCCTTGAAAACCGGCATCGCCGCAGTGCTGGCCTATGGCATTGCCCATCTTTTCCATCTTAAATACGGCTACTGGGCAACCTTGTCCGCCGTCATCGTCATGCAGGTCTATGTTGCGGACTCCGTACAGATGTGCCTGTATCGCTTCTCGGGGACAGCCGTGGGCGCGCTGATCGGCATGATCGCCATCCTGCTCTTCCCGGCCACGCCCGTCATGACCGTGGTGGCCCTGTTCCTTTCGGTGGGCTTCTGCGCCTATATGACCCGCTACAACGCCAGATACCGAATGGCCGCCATCACAGTCTGCATCGTTGTCCTGGCCAGTATCGACCAGGAGAACCGCCTCGTCTTCGGGATGCTCCGAGTCGTGGAGATCGGCCTGGGCGTGGCTGCGGCCTTCTTGGTCAGCGTCCTCCTCTGGCCGGTGCGCGCCGGTACCGCCCTCAAAGCCAGGCTCATGGAACGGTTCGGAGACTGCGCCAGGCATTACGAAACCATCATGGACGCCTTTCTCGCCATGCAGTCCGGGCTTGATCCGCACCTTCTCGACCAGTTCCAGAAGGATATCAGGGATGACCGCGAGCTCTTCCAGAAGGTATTGCGCCATGAGCGCCGGATGTACCACGAGGACACCGACCTTTTGGGCCTCAAGGTCCGCACCCTCGAAAAATGCCAATCACACCTGCAGACCATGCTTCAGGCCCTGAACAGCGAGCAAGGACAGGGCTACGAAATCATCATGGACCGGGAACTGCGCGAACTCGCCTCCGTAACCGTGGAAGGCATGCGCGAAATCGTTTCCGGCCGGACGCCTTCAACGGACTTGCTGACAAAGGCTCTGGACGCTTCTGAGGCGAGGCTGCATGAACTGCGCATGGGTGGGGCGACCAGACGCTTCCATCTGCAGAAACTCGTCCAATTTTTCACCTTCTATCACAGCGCCCAATCCATGGGCAGAGACATCCTTCTTTACAGCCGAAACCCTTTGTTTTCAGCCCAGCCCGCATGA
- a CDS encoding DUF1810 domain-containing protein, whose protein sequence is MHAHDSFDLKRFLQAQENTYDRALAELRAGRKTSHWIWYVFPQIDGLGRSPAARHYAIKSLAEARAYLAHPVLGARLRECTRAMLALQGLTAHEILGDPDDLKFCSSMTLFEHAAEDNDLFGRAIDTYFAGRRDAMTLMILGADGL, encoded by the coding sequence ATGCACGCCCACGACTCCTTTGACCTGAAGCGTTTTCTGCAGGCTCAGGAAAACACGTATGACCGGGCCCTGGCCGAACTGCGCGCCGGCCGCAAGACATCCCATTGGATATGGTACGTGTTCCCGCAGATCGACGGACTGGGCCGCAGCCCCGCGGCCCGGCACTATGCGATCAAGAGCCTGGCCGAGGCCAGGGCCTACCTCGCGCATCCGGTGCTCGGGGCCAGGCTCCGGGAATGCACCCGGGCCATGCTTGCGCTGCAGGGCCTCACGGCCCATGAGATCCTCGGAGACCCGGACGACCTCAAATTCTGCTCGTCCATGACCCTGTTCGAGCACGCGGCCGAGGACAATGACCTGTTTGGCCGGGCCATCGACACCTATTTCGCAGGCCGCCGGGACGCCATGACGCTCATGATCCTTGGAGCCGACGGGCTGTAA
- a CDS encoding NADH-quinone oxidoreductase subunit F: protein MRNRERALLDSDAPRVFCCSGTGCHATGSVPLIEALRVEAARQGRGVQVVETGCNGFCALGPVAVAQPGNILYCKVHPDDAADVVASAGGEPLERLLYRDPEGNAVACMDQIPFFALQRPWTLCNKGRIDPGNIGHAIAHDGYQGLAKALFDLSPAGIVSEMKASGLRGRGGAGFSTGLKWEFAAASPGEVKYVLCNADEGDPGAFMDRSILESDPHAVLEGMLIAAIAIGARQGCIYCRSEYPLAIERLTVAIEQARSLGLLGENILGGDFSFDLGIYQGAGAFVCGEETALMRSIEGKRGMPVPRPPFPAQKGLWGKPTILNNVETFANVGRIIRLGGAHYASVGTEGSKGTKVFALSGDVNNIGLVEVDMGTPLSVLVNDIGGGVPGKRKCKAVQLGGPSGGSIPAHLLDTPVDYEAIAKVGAIMGSGGVIVMNDRTCMVDMARFFMDFIQDESCGKCTPCREGTRRQLEILTRICEGRGKPGDLRTLEDLAAVITDASLCGLGQTASNPILSALRHFRDEFEAHIQEKRCPAKRCVALLRFEVREDLCRKCGLCQKACPAEAITWAKKQTARIDREKCVRCLACFQACPFDCIE from the coding sequence ATGCGCAACCGCGAAAGGGCGCTGCTGGACTCGGACGCGCCGCGCGTCTTCTGCTGCAGCGGGACGGGTTGCCATGCCACGGGTTCCGTGCCGCTCATCGAGGCGCTGCGCGTCGAGGCTGCACGGCAGGGCAGGGGTGTGCAGGTCGTGGAGACGGGTTGCAACGGCTTCTGCGCCCTGGGCCCGGTGGCCGTCGCGCAGCCCGGGAACATCCTGTACTGCAAGGTGCATCCGGATGATGCGGCCGACGTGGTCGCCTCGGCGGGCGGCGAACCGCTGGAGCGCCTGCTCTATCGCGATCCCGAAGGCAACGCGGTGGCGTGCATGGATCAGATTCCCTTCTTTGCCCTACAGCGGCCCTGGACCCTGTGCAACAAGGGCCGCATCGATCCCGGCAACATCGGCCATGCCATCGCCCACGACGGATATCAGGGGCTGGCCAAGGCGCTATTCGATCTTTCCCCGGCGGGCATCGTGTCCGAAATGAAGGCCTCCGGCCTGCGCGGAAGGGGCGGGGCGGGTTTTTCGACCGGCCTCAAATGGGAATTCGCGGCCGCTTCCCCCGGCGAGGTCAAATACGTGCTCTGCAATGCCGACGAGGGTGATCCCGGCGCGTTCATGGACCGCTCGATCCTTGAATCGGACCCGCACGCGGTGCTCGAAGGCATGCTCATCGCGGCCATCGCCATCGGCGCGCGCCAAGGCTGCATCTACTGCCGCTCCGAGTATCCCCTGGCCATCGAGCGGCTGACCGTCGCCATCGAACAGGCCCGGAGCCTTGGCCTGTTGGGTGAAAACATCCTGGGCGGCGACTTCTCTTTCGACCTTGGGATCTACCAGGGCGCCGGTGCCTTTGTCTGCGGCGAGGAGACCGCGCTCATGCGCTCCATCGAAGGAAAGCGCGGCATGCCGGTCCCCAGGCCGCCTTTCCCGGCCCAGAAGGGGCTGTGGGGCAAACCGACGATTCTCAACAACGTCGAGACCTTCGCCAATGTCGGCCGCATCATCCGGCTTGGCGGGGCGCATTACGCGAGCGTCGGCACCGAGGGCAGCAAGGGCACGAAGGTCTTTGCCCTGTCGGGCGACGTGAACAACATCGGGCTGGTCGAGGTGGACATGGGCACGCCGCTGTCCGTGCTGGTGAACGACATCGGCGGAGGGGTGCCGGGCAAGCGCAAATGCAAGGCCGTGCAGCTCGGCGGGCCGTCGGGCGGAAGCATCCCGGCGCATCTGCTGGACACGCCCGTGGACTACGAGGCCATTGCCAAGGTCGGTGCCATCATGGGCTCGGGCGGGGTCATCGTCATGAACGACCGCACCTGCATGGTCGACATGGCCCGCTTCTTCATGGATTTCATCCAGGACGAATCCTGCGGCAAATGCACGCCGTGCCGGGAGGGGACCAGACGGCAGCTCGAAATCCTGACCCGCATCTGCGAAGGCCGGGGCAAGCCCGGTGATCTGCGCACGCTGGAGGACCTGGCCGCGGTCATCACCGACGCCTCGCTGTGCGGTCTGGGCCAGACCGCGTCCAACCCGATCCTGTCGGCCCTGCGTCATTTCAGGGACGAATTCGAGGCCCACATCCAGGAGAAGCGTTGTCCCGCCAAGCGCTGCGTGGCCCTGCTCAGGTTCGAGGTCCGGGAGGACCTGTGCCGCAAGTGCGGGCTGTGTCAAAAGGCGTGTCCGGCCGAAGCAATAACCTGGGCCAAAAAGCAGACCGCCCGCATCGACCGCGAAAAATGCGTGCGATGCCTGGCGTGTTTCCAGGCCTGTCCCTTTGACTGCATCGAATGA